The Moraxella haemolytica genome window below encodes:
- a CDS encoding dicarboxylate transporter/tellurite-resistance protein TehA — translation MHTNHGFFDKLLLPPIAFFGIPMGLGALSIAWYRAENVFLVSHYVSAALGLGAFAIWLFLFILYVCKAVSSPKHFLGELHYSARLSLPVLILIGAMVVGEIWVLWGYVNIGQAFIVASILLQLSYNVWQIGSLWRGDTFTQNTTLPHFYLPTIAGNFISANALALLGYKDLALLFFGAGMFAWMMFEPVLLQHIRTQSVVKELRATFGIILAPAFVGASAYISVVGTVDIFVKMLFGYGILQLLFLLRLLPWIAKGGVGPSFWSFSFGLASMANVSVLLYQHQSLYFLDMVLFAFANMVILILMGISIRAYR, via the coding sequence ATGCACACCAATCATGGGTTTTTTGATAAGTTATTGCTACCACCTATCGCTTTTTTTGGCATACCAATGGGTCTAGGGGCGTTAAGTATTGCGTGGTATCGTGCCGAAAATGTATTTTTGGTTAGTCATTATGTTAGCGCTGCATTAGGTTTGGGGGCGTTTGCCATTTGGCTGTTTTTATTCATTTTATATGTTTGCAAAGCAGTTTCTTCTCCCAAGCATTTTTTGGGTGAATTGCATTATTCAGCACGATTGTCATTGCCAGTGCTGATACTAATTGGTGCAATGGTTGTGGGTGAAATTTGGGTTTTATGGGGATATGTTAATATTGGTCAAGCGTTTATTGTTGCTTCAATTCTACTACAGCTAAGCTACAATGTTTGGCAGATTGGCTCTTTATGGCGTGGCGATACATTTACTCAAAATACCACACTGCCACATTTTTATTTGCCCACCATTGCAGGTAATTTTATTAGTGCTAACGCATTAGCATTACTGGGTTACAAGGATTTGGCATTGCTATTTTTTGGTGCAGGTATGTTTGCATGGATGATGTTTGAGCCTGTGCTATTGCAACATATTCGCACTCAAAGTGTTGTGAAAGAATTGCGTGCTACTTTTGGTATTATTTTGGCCCCTGCTTTTGTAGGAGCAAGTGCCTACATATCGGTGGTGGGCACGGTAGATATTTTTGTAAAAATGTTGTTTGGTTACGGTATTTTGCAGTTGTTGTTTTTGTTGCGATTATTACCATGGATTGCTAAAGGAGGTGTAGGACCAAGTTTTTGGAGTTTTTCATTTGGTTTGGCATCTATGGCTAATGTCTCGGTATTGCTTTATCAGCACCAAAGTTTGTATTTTCTTGATATGGTATTATTTGCATTTGCCAATATGGTTATATTAATACTGATGGGAATTAGCATCAGGGCGTATCGGTAA
- a CDS encoding cysteine hydrolase produces the protein MQNTDINQSQLPDDGAKIDQNRRDALGFGTVAMAAGVMGALGIGGHAHAKTAATIVADPYAEPKQYGLERSGMTINPKRVALVVVDPQNDFLSPNGVMWEVLKDSIQQNNTVENIEALFQAAKKVDMPVFVSPHYYYPTDHQWQFMAPGENFMHTTNMFARKGAYTMEGFEGSGADFVERYKKYIYDGKTVIASPHKIFGPETNDVVLQLRKHKIDQVILAGMAANLCIESHLRELVEQGFEVAVVKDATAGPRIPEGDGYLAALINYRIIANDLWTTKEAVAKMGA, from the coding sequence ATGCAAAATACAGACATCAACCAATCGCAATTACCAGATGATGGAGCAAAAATTGATCAAAACCGCCGTGATGCGTTGGGTTTTGGTACAGTCGCAATGGCAGCTGGTGTGATGGGTGCATTGGGTATTGGTGGTCATGCTCACGCCAAAACAGCTGCGACAATAGTGGCCGACCCTTATGCTGAACCAAAGCAGTATGGGCTAGAGCGATCTGGTATGACCATCAATCCTAAGCGAGTAGCTTTGGTGGTTGTGGACCCACAAAATGATTTTTTGAGCCCAAATGGTGTCATGTGGGAAGTCTTAAAAGACAGTATCCAACAAAACAACACCGTAGAAAATATTGAAGCTCTGTTTCAGGCTGCAAAAAAGGTTGATATGCCTGTCTTTGTTTCGCCACACTACTATTACCCCACCGACCATCAGTGGCAGTTTATGGCACCGGGCGAAAATTTTATGCACACAACCAATATGTTTGCTCGCAAAGGTGCTTATACCATGGAAGGTTTTGAAGGTTCTGGTGCTGATTTTGTTGAGCGCTATAAAAAATATATCTATGACGGCAAAACTGTCATCGCATCGCCACACAAAATTTTTGGTCCAGAGACTAATGATGTGGTGTTGCAATTACGCAAGCATAAAATTGACCAAGTCATTTTGGCGGGCATGGCAGCAAATTTATGCATTGAATCGCATTTGCGTGAACTTGTAGAGCAGGGTTTTGAGGTCGCTGTTGTTAAAGATGCTACCGCAGGACCACGCATTCCTGAAGGTGATGGTTATTTGGCGGCATTAATTAATTATCGTATTATTGCCAACGACCTTTGGACAACCAAAGAAGCTGTTGCCAAAATGGGTGCATGA